In the genome of Crassaminicella thermophila, the window GTATGGTAGCTTCTAGTGTTTTCTTCAAAGTTTCTAATTTCTCTGGTTCCATCCCTATTGTTTGATACATTTTAATTTGAATATCCATAGCTTCCTTAAAAGCTTCACTCATTTGAGATACAATATCTACCCCTATAATCATAGAACCTATGCTTATTGATAATAAGGAAGCAACTAATGCTGCTAAAGATCCACCTGCTAGTACTTTATATGGGCTATACTCTTTATTCATCATATATCCCATTACAATAGCTGTAATGCCAGGTAATCCTATGACAAATATTGATTGAAGTGGTTCTGTAAAACTACCCACAATAATTCCTGACGCAACAATAGACAAAATAACAAAATGAATTCCATGTCGTTTTCCCAATACAATAAAAGGGACAGGGATGAAAAATAATATAAACGTTAACACAGGTATATACGTTCCCATAATTGCAAATATACAAGTTAAGGCTGTCATTAATGCTGCTTCAACCATCGCCCGTGTTTTTTTCTGTATATTCAAATAATATCACTCCTACTTCCTATTTCCATCTAAATATTGTTTTAAGCTAGACAAATCTCCATGCCAGTCTTCTATCTTATGTTTCTCTAATATTCCCAATCTAATTTTATCTTCTATCTTCATATCAATTCTTGAGAAATTAATTCCTAATCTTTTTCCAAGAATATAAGTGACCAAGATAATATTTGCCAACACATCTACTAAAACATCCTGTGACCCCTTCACACCTCTTACTAAAAAATCATATAATGTTGCAATTGTCA includes:
- a CDS encoding MazG-like family protein, which encodes MTFGDHNIDITKNIKTIEWLKSELLMTIATLYDFLVRGVKGSQDVLVDVLANIILVTYILGKRLGINFSRIDMKIEDKIRLGILEKHKIEDWHGDLSSLKQYLDGNRK
- a CDS encoding YybS family protein, which encodes MNIQKKTRAMVEAALMTALTCIFAIMGTYIPVLTFILFFIPVPFIVLGKRHGIHFVILSIVASGIIVGSFTEPLQSIFVIGLPGITAIVMGYMMNKEYSPYKVLAGGSLAALVASLLSISIGSMIIGVDIVSQMSEAFKEAMDIQIKMYQTIGMEPEKLETLKKTLEATIQLVLMAIPAMLIFSSVFLSYINYVLTIRVLNRIGHKAESLPPLRYIRLPKSILMGTFLIIGLTMATKYFKIVSYQSLVLNVFLIFQFVYFIQGLAVVSYFLHAFNLRKVLRVLIYILLLFNGMGTFMVAMIGFVDAIVNLRKLKTDH